Proteins encoded together in one Elusimicrobiota bacterium window:
- a CDS encoding SBBP repeat-containing protein, whose translation MRKTVLFLLITFNFSFSSYAGLSAGLPGAVKKQVAKLDEKVLSAAKTKNTPASFSGQAGNGAAEITWASVPGASSYNLYWGDTPQLQAIRPLNKTTRVTSPYILTGLANGAIYYYSISSVSDGIESNLTPVAQITPSALLPLRPEGVSGVNGTGQITLNWDSVSGASSYNIYWGSAAGVTKVSTKISGATMPYAHTALTYGQIYYYRVSAQNAAGESILSTEAAGTPLLALPQNVAVSTGNAQNTVSWNAVSGATAYNIYWGASAGITKASTRISGVASPYAHTGLTNGQTYYYRVTAMTSKEESGLSAEVSAITVPDAPRNAVVTASDGQNTVSWDAVTGAVSYNIYWGVAAGITKASAKFSGAVSPCEHTGLTNGQAYYYRITAVNAAGESALSAEVSGTPIIITIPDAPQNAAVASSNVQNTVSWDAVAEAVSYNIYWGVSAGITTASTRISGVASPYAHTGLTNGHAYYYRVSAQNASGESALSEEVTGTPAITSGDKLWARQFGSVSTDDGYGVATDSSSNVYVTGRTAGGLDGNTNEGDYDMFLAKYDASGARLWTKQLGTSSYDEGRGVAADSSGNVYVTGRTYGGLDGNTNEGDYDMFLVQYSASGIKQWTRQLGTSSYDEGRGVATDSSGNVYVAGDTNGGLDGNTNAGGGDMFLVKYDSSGNKKWTKELGTPSSDFGSGVTTDFSGNIYVTGYTDGVLGGAANAGGYDIFVVKYSTSGAKLWTRQLGTNGSDFGSGVATDSSGNVYVTGRTNGGLDGNTNEGDYDMFLVKYSTAGVKRWTRQLGTSLYDEGRGVAIDSSDNVYVSGYTAGGLDGNTNAGGYDMFLVKYDSSGAKLWTKQFGTASSDLNSGVAADSSGNVYVTGSTEGGLDGNTNQGGSDMFLVKYAQ comes from the coding sequence ATGAGAAAAACAGTTCTTTTCCTGCTGATAACTTTTAATTTCTCATTCAGCTCCTATGCCGGTTTAAGCGCAGGTTTGCCTGGAGCGGTAAAAAAGCAAGTGGCCAAGCTGGATGAAAAAGTGCTGTCCGCCGCAAAAACAAAAAACACCCCCGCGTCATTTTCCGGCCAGGCCGGCAATGGCGCGGCTGAAATAACCTGGGCTTCCGTGCCCGGGGCTTCCTCCTACAACTTGTACTGGGGCGACACGCCGCAGTTACAGGCTATAAGGCCGCTGAACAAAACGACCCGGGTAACCAGCCCGTATATCCTTACGGGACTGGCTAACGGCGCAATTTACTATTACTCAATTTCATCCGTATCGGACGGCATAGAGTCCAACCTTACGCCTGTAGCCCAGATAACACCTTCAGCTTTACTGCCATTGCGTCCCGAAGGTGTTTCCGGAGTCAACGGCACGGGACAAATAACCTTAAACTGGGATTCGGTCTCGGGAGCTTCCTCTTACAATATTTACTGGGGTTCCGCGGCGGGAGTAACCAAAGTGTCAACCAAAATCAGCGGCGCAACCATGCCCTACGCGCATACCGCGTTGACATACGGGCAGATATACTATTACCGCGTGTCCGCGCAGAACGCGGCGGGGGAGTCAATACTGAGTACGGAAGCGGCCGGCACGCCTTTGCTGGCCTTGCCGCAGAATGTGGCTGTTTCCACGGGCAACGCGCAAAACACGGTTTCATGGAACGCGGTAAGCGGGGCGACAGCGTACAACATCTATTGGGGCGCTTCAGCGGGCATAACTAAAGCCTCAACCAGGATCAGCGGCGTGGCAAGCCCTTATGCGCATACCGGGTTGACGAACGGGCAGACATATTATTACCGCGTAACAGCTATGACTTCGAAGGAGGAATCCGGTTTGAGCGCGGAAGTATCCGCGATAACGGTACCGGACGCGCCGCGCAATGCCGTTGTTACGGCAAGCGACGGGCAAAACACAGTTTCATGGGATGCCGTAACAGGCGCTGTGTCTTATAATATTTATTGGGGCGTCGCAGCGGGCATAACTAAGGCCTCAGCCAAGTTCAGCGGCGCGGTCAGCCCTTGTGAGCATACCGGGTTGACGAACGGGCAGGCGTATTACTACCGCATAACGGCGGTGAACGCGGCGGGTGAGTCAGCTCTGAGCGCGGAAGTGTCGGGCACGCCCATAATAATAACCATACCGGATGCTCCGCAGAATGCGGCTGTTGCGTCAAGTAACGTGCAAAACACAGTTTCATGGGATGCCGTTGCCGAAGCTGTGTCTTATAATATTTATTGGGGCGTTTCAGCGGGCATAACTACAGCCTCAACCAGGATCAGCGGCGTTGCCAGCCCCTATGCGCATACCGGGTTGACGAACGGGCATGCGTATTACTACCGCGTGTCCGCGCAAAACGCTTCCGGTGAATCCGCGTTAAGCGAGGAAGTGACCGGCACGCCCGCAATTACCAGCGGCGACAAGTTGTGGGCCAGACAGTTCGGATCTGTTTCCACGGATGACGGCTACGGCGTAGCGACGGACTCTTCCAGTAATGTCTATGTTACCGGGCGCACCGCCGGCGGCCTTGACGGGAATACGAATGAGGGCGATTACGACATGTTCCTGGCCAAGTATGACGCTTCCGGAGCAAGGCTTTGGACCAAACAGCTTGGAACGTCTTCATATGATGAAGGCCGGGGTGTGGCGGCAGACTCTTCCGGCAATGTTTATGTTACCGGGCGCACTTATGGCGGCCTTGACGGGAATACGAATGAGGGCGATTACGACATGTTCCTTGTCCAGTATAGCGCCTCAGGCATCAAGCAATGGACCAGGCAGCTTGGAACGTCTTCATACGATGAAGGCCGGGGTGTGGCGACGGACTCTTCCGGCAATGTTTATGTCGCCGGAGACACTAACGGCGGCCTTGACGGGAATACGAATGCAGGCGGCGGCGACATGTTCCTGGTCAAGTATGATTCTTCCGGCAATAAGAAATGGACCAAAGAGCTTGGAACGCCTTCAAGCGATTTTGGCTCCGGCGTAACGACGGATTTTTCCGGCAATATTTATGTTACCGGCTATACGGACGGCGTGCTTGGCGGGGCTGCGAACGCGGGCGGGTACGACATATTCGTGGTCAAGTACAGCACCTCCGGCGCAAAGCTCTGGACCAGACAGCTTGGGACGAACGGGTCGGATTTCGGCTCCGGCGTGGCGACGGACTCTTCCGGTAATGTTTATGTTACCGGGCGCACTAACGGCGGCCTTGACGGGAATACGAATGAGGGCGATTACGATATGTTCCTGGTCAAATACAGCACCGCCGGTGTCAAGCGATGGACCAGACAGCTTGGAACGTCTTTATACGATGAAGGCCGGGGCGTAGCGATAGACTCTTCCGACAATGTTTATGTTTCCGGGTACACGGCCGGCGGGCTTGACGGGAATACGAACGCGGGCGGGTACGACATGTTTCTGGTTAAGTATGACTCTTCCGGCGCAAAGCTTTGGACCAAACAGTTTGGAACAGCTTCATCCGATTTAAACTCCGGCGTAGCGGCAGACTCTTCCGGCAATGTTTATGTTACCGGGTCAACCGAAGGCGGACTTGACGGGAATACGAATCAGGGAGGTTCCGACATGTTCCTGGTAAAGTACGCGCAGTAA
- a CDS encoding class I SAM-dependent methyltransferase, translated as MNNERNRVCPIELAGSLDTKIRKWLQNSQKILAPYIKEGMTVLDIGCGPGFFSIELAKMVGGNGKVIAADLQEGMLQKLRDKLRGTDLEERIKLVKCEKDDINVSEKIDFGLAFYMVHEIPDKEPFFKKLKSILNEKGQILIVEPKLFHVSKKDFEVTVKIAENTGFIIVPGPRSFFSWSAILKNAA; from the coding sequence ATGAATAATGAAAGAAATAGAGTTTGCCCCATTGAACTTGCGGGTTCGCTCGATACTAAAATCAGGAAGTGGCTGCAAAATTCGCAAAAAATACTGGCTCCGTATATTAAAGAAGGGATGACCGTGCTGGATATCGGATGCGGCCCCGGCTTTTTTTCAATTGAATTGGCCAAAATGGTCGGCGGGAACGGGAAAGTTATCGCGGCCGATCTGCAGGAAGGAATGCTGCAAAAACTCAGAGATAAACTCCGTGGAACGGACCTGGAAGAAAGAATTAAGCTTGTGAAATGTGAAAAAGACGACATAAACGTGTCGGAAAAGATAGATTTCGGGTTGGCATTTTATATGGTTCATGAAATTCCCGATAAAGAACCGTTCTTCAAAAAGCTAAAATCTATCCTGAACGAAAAGGGACAGATCTTGATAGTGGAACCGAAATTGTTCCATGTGTCAAAAAAAGATTTTGAAGTGACCGTCAAGATAGCTGAAAATACGGGTTTTATAATAGTTCCAGGCCCCCGCTCATTTTTTAGTTGGTCCGCGATCTTAAAAAACGCAGCCTGA
- a CDS encoding autotransporter outer membrane beta-barrel domain-containing protein, with the protein MITLASIFVFAAAAQATVPDPVIPPGTTLVQTWTGADVNQYLEKWSSSIIPGVTDPFDTTKPVYEVTPAHALNYVRLYSPAGGSGPLGSWMMSAHAVRGLTPQQLRNIFALPALPTNIVQVRVPAGTPYGLWTGIAGPIAGWGDGGAQQTKVIGTHTDSSSPADPADFADYVWLPSDSYVNGQGLDNKALTYTRLVKTGNTGKMAAYLDLFNPDDGTDLADVYTTLDYINYGSDPGPLTAALRQISPERFDALSTVGLRNDLLLADNLWERGRDRREAAEKVKTGVWLQGVGEKGDQKEAAERVGFDYNSEGFVAGFDREPKPGFFLGLAAAGLKNRLDWTGNGGYATQNTERLAVYAGGFTTNAFFDLSVAGGSNQTTARRNLNFTGHGYNTTAGADVVDLSIQRTADSSQNGNSLCAHLQGGAVAHLLGLEASGLGRLSYFNLRQNAFDESGAGSLDLHVNGFRAQTLRTELRLVLSRDLRAAKSRALKPEVAVGWAHSAALDGRHISAGLMDQGEAVTILGDRARTDRFLAGAGLSAELGKNFSLFARYEAETGRGFNSQSIKLGLRCGF; encoded by the coding sequence ATGATAACACTTGCTTCCATATTCGTCTTTGCCGCCGCGGCCCAGGCCACGGTCCCGGACCCGGTAATCCCTCCGGGAACCACATTGGTGCAAACCTGGACCGGCGCGGATGTCAACCAGTACTTGGAAAAATGGAGTTCCTCCATAATTCCCGGCGTTACGGACCCCTTTGACACAACCAAGCCGGTCTACGAGGTTACACCCGCGCATGCTCTCAATTATGTAAGGCTCTATTCCCCGGCCGGCGGTTCGGGTCCACTGGGCTCATGGATGATGAGCGCCCACGCGGTGCGCGGCCTCACGCCTCAGCAGTTGCGTAACATCTTCGCCCTCCCCGCCCTGCCCACGAACATCGTCCAGGTGCGCGTTCCGGCTGGAACCCCGTACGGCCTCTGGACCGGCATTGCGGGCCCCATCGCGGGCTGGGGTGACGGAGGAGCCCAGCAGACCAAGGTCATCGGGACGCATACCGATTCCTCTTCGCCGGCGGACCCCGCCGACTTCGCCGATTATGTCTGGCTTCCCAGCGACAGCTACGTCAACGGCCAGGGGCTGGACAACAAAGCCCTGACCTACACGCGCCTGGTAAAAACCGGCAACACGGGAAAAATGGCCGCGTATCTGGACCTGTTTAACCCCGACGACGGAACTGATCTGGCGGACGTTTACACAACCCTGGACTATATAAATTACGGGTCGGATCCCGGGCCCCTTACCGCGGCCTTGCGCCAGATAAGCCCGGAGAGATTCGACGCGCTCTCAACCGTAGGCCTGCGCAACGACCTTCTTTTGGCCGACAATCTTTGGGAGCGCGGCCGGGACCGGAGAGAGGCCGCGGAAAAAGTCAAAACCGGGGTTTGGCTGCAAGGCGTAGGCGAGAAAGGAGACCAGAAAGAAGCGGCTGAGCGCGTGGGTTTTGATTATAACAGTGAAGGTTTTGTGGCCGGTTTTGACCGCGAGCCAAAGCCCGGCTTTTTTCTGGGGCTCGCCGCGGCGGGCCTGAAGAACCGCCTTGACTGGACTGGCAACGGCGGTTATGCCACCCAGAACACGGAAAGACTCGCCGTCTACGCCGGCGGCTTTACGACTAACGCCTTTTTTGATCTCTCCGTCGCGGGAGGTTCCAACCAGACTACGGCCCGGCGCAACCTTAATTTCACCGGCCACGGCTACAATACAACCGCCGGCGCGGATGTGGTGGACCTCTCCATACAGCGCACAGCGGACAGCAGCCAGAACGGCAACAGCCTCTGCGCGCATTTGCAGGGCGGGGCCGTGGCACATTTACTGGGTTTGGAGGCTTCAGGTCTGGGGCGTCTATCTTACTTTAATCTCAGGCAGAACGCTTTTGACGAGTCCGGCGCGGGCAGCCTGGACCTGCATGTCAACGGTTTTCGCGCGCAAACCCTGCGCACCGAGCTGCGCCTTGTTTTAAGCCGCGATCTCCGCGCAGCCAAAAGCCGGGCGCTCAAACCGGAAGTAGCAGTGGGTTGGGCGCACAGCGCGGCCTTGGATGGCCGCCACATATCCGCCGGTCTTATGGATCAGGGTGAGGCTGTGACGATTTTAGGCGACAGGGCGCGGACGGACCGTTTTCTTGCCGGCGCGGGTCTTTCCGCTGAACTCGGAAAAAACTTCTCGCTTTTCGCCCGCTACGAAGCCGAGACGGGCCGCGGCTTTAACTCCCAATCCATAAAGCTCGGCCTGCGCTGCGGCTTTTAA
- a CDS encoding L-2-amino-thiazoline-4-carboxylic acid hydrolase, whose translation MFDIKTKKFSGYQDLTPVKTKVAEYVRRLKFPEFCLGYIEEHPIPDLQKYRATLLDFLKAKKLCVYPEAVITGLLEKFPRLAKDAELGNALAGKIIELLEIDGRTAPEDEITIDAKPFLRGYLFIYYYFAKALETVLPRKEAIEYFQVMMDANTRTMSLPKSEKVSDLVFSEEEPRGAFKNAFIMTEFVIDEGRSGCRADKCKWAEVMKELNDPDYAYAAACHYDFEAAKMHNPAFTLTRTGTLTQGKPYCDFVWHDTRIDKDPTHPPKEFWDELK comes from the coding sequence ATGTTTGATATAAAAACCAAAAAGTTCAGCGGATATCAGGATCTGACACCGGTAAAAACGAAGGTGGCGGAGTATGTGCGCCGCCTGAAATTCCCGGAATTTTGCCTGGGCTACATTGAAGAGCATCCCATTCCGGACCTGCAAAAATATAGGGCCACATTGTTGGATTTTTTAAAGGCAAAAAAACTCTGCGTTTATCCGGAGGCTGTTATAACAGGCCTTCTTGAAAAATTCCCGCGGTTGGCAAAAGACGCTGAACTGGGAAATGCTTTGGCCGGAAAAATAATAGAATTGCTTGAAATAGATGGGCGCACGGCCCCGGAAGACGAGATAACCATAGACGCTAAGCCTTTTTTACGGGGTTATCTTTTTATCTATTACTACTTTGCCAAGGCTCTTGAGACTGTGTTGCCCAGAAAGGAAGCTATAGAATATTTTCAGGTGATGATGGATGCCAACACTCGCACAATGTCCTTGCCTAAGTCGGAAAAAGTTTCCGACCTGGTTTTTTCGGAAGAGGAACCCAGGGGAGCCTTCAAGAATGCTTTCATAATGACCGAATTTGTAATAGACGAGGGCAGGAGCGGCTGCCGCGCAGACAAGTGTAAGTGGGCCGAAGTTATGAAGGAATTAAACGACCCGGATTACGCTTATGCGGCGGCCTGTCACTACGACTTTGAGGCTGCCAAAATGCACAACCCCGCCTTCACCTTAACCAGAACAGGCACTCTTACCCAAGGGAAACCCTATTGCGATTTCGTCTGGCACGACACAAGAATAGACAAAGACCCGACCCATCCACCCAAAGAATTCTGGGATGAACTGAAATGA
- a CDS encoding GNAT family N-acetyltransferase — translation MKRTENKAGIGPEKLLLEAAGSWIREVSYGFQGEKISTAAMKKAARALKKIINGGSPELFVSYAIENGRLLWFWVSKTAPDDFEGRIIIVRPFIMAPELIENGFIKELAASARKFHKAKNLKVQIGIAPSESAKIKLCENQGFKLAYHALSGKVSTSLRAVATKKHALPPGYDIRPVDMRREMHDYLRMSIRALKSDSTSSMYNVPVARIRKTFLKYLKKKNVMRIFGLYFNGVLAGNITVSVEKGVKKTGLLGNIGILPEHTGKGFSSNLYYAGLSWFKAHGVARYMGISSTKRVLSMIKPMNRRVAVSYLKM, via the coding sequence ATGAAACGCACTGAAAATAAAGCTGGAATCGGACCTGAGAAACTGCTGCTTGAAGCTGCGGGCAGTTGGATCCGTGAAGTATCCTATGGATTCCAGGGTGAAAAAATTTCCACCGCGGCCATGAAAAAAGCCGCCCGCGCCCTGAAAAAAATTATTAACGGCGGAAGCCCTGAGCTCTTTGTTTCCTACGCCATTGAAAACGGCCGGCTGCTTTGGTTTTGGGTCTCAAAAACAGCTCCGGATGATTTCGAGGGCCGCATAATAATTGTGCGGCCTTTTATAATGGCGCCGGAACTTATAGAGAACGGCTTTATAAAAGAATTGGCCGCCAGCGCCCGTAAATTCCATAAAGCAAAAAACCTTAAAGTGCAGATAGGTATAGCCCCTTCTGAAAGCGCAAAAATAAAGCTTTGTGAGAATCAGGGTTTTAAGCTGGCTTACCACGCTCTGTCCGGGAAGGTTTCGACTTCTCTCCGGGCGGTTGCCACTAAAAAACATGCGCTTCCACCGGGTTACGACATACGCCCGGTGGATATGCGGCGCGAAATGCATGATTATCTGCGCATGTCTATCCGTGCCCTTAAAAGTGACAGCACTTCAAGCATGTACAATGTCCCCGTAGCCAGGATACGAAAGACGTTTTTAAAATATTTGAAGAAAAAGAACGTAATGCGGATTTTTGGCCTGTATTTCAACGGCGTTCTGGCGGGAAATATTACCGTGTCGGTTGAAAAAGGTGTTAAGAAAACGGGGCTGTTGGGGAATATCGGCATATTGCCTGAGCATACCGGCAAGGGGTTCTCATCCAACCTCTACTATGCCGGCCTTTCCTGGTTCAAGGCGCATGGCGTGGCTCGCTATATGGGCATTTCCTCCACAAAACGCGTCCTTTCAATGATAAAACCCATGAACCGCCGAGTAGCAGTAAGTTACCTTAAAATGTAG